One Helicoverpa zea isolate HzStark_Cry1AcR chromosome 20, ilHelZeax1.1, whole genome shotgun sequence genomic region harbors:
- the LOC124639981 gene encoding uncharacterized protein LOC124639981 — translation MPASRCGGCKKYMTSIDAATCIKCNRIHHRACVSLPATGCIPTDWCCPECQKNKVRDNKAETPVRGMANSVLPKEQLSKELVDTSPFSCTALDETSTFSPDLAVELRMFKEELRAEFRLMHKEFLQLRTEVAQLKDALNNSGERMDVIEARVEALELKLEQKILPTNSDYVDNTIAELKCQLNERDQELLLNDIEITGIPESKDDSTLHLVNVLAVKLGITLDERDVVHAERVGATHRNRVVALDGSIAADPAAQRPRSISVRLARRATRDALLRAARVRRGLSTDALDMPGPPHRVYVNERLTRTNRQLFYRARQAASLHGWKYVWTREGKILCRKDDRLKVERIRLEDDVTKIFG, via the coding sequence ATGCCTGCATCTAGGTGTGGTGGTTGCAAGAAATATATGACGTCGATAGATGCCGCTACATGCATCAAGTGCAATCGCATACACCATCGAGCTTGCGTTAGTCTGCCTGCAACGGGTTGTATTCCAACGGACTGGTGTTGTCCGGAATGCCAGAAAAACAAGGTTAGGGACAATAAGGCGGAGACACCCGTAAGAGGAATGGCAAATTCTGTCCTTCCAAAGGAGCAGCTCTCTAAGGAACTGGTGGATACCAGCCCGTTTAGTTGTACTGCGCTGGACGAGACTTCAACTTTTTCTCCGGACTTGGCTGTTGAACTTCGGATGTTTAAGGAGGAACTTCGTGCAGAGTTTCGCCTCATGCACAAAGAATTCCTTCAATTGCGGACAGAAGTGGCGCAGCTAAAAGACGCCCTAAATAATTCTGGCGAGCGTATGGACGTGATTGAGGCGCGAGTTGAAGCTCTCGAGCTGAAGCTTGAGCAGAAAATCTTGCCGACCAATAGCGATTACGTCGATAACACTATCGCTGAATTGAAGTGCCAGCTTAACGAGCGTGATCAAGAACTGTTGCTCAACGACATTGAGATCACAGGAATCCCGGAGAGTAAAGACGACAGCACCCTCCACCTCGTGAACGTTCTCGCAGTAAAGCTCGGCATTACACTAGACGAGAGGGACGTCGTCCATGCCGAACGAGTCGGAGCTACGCACCGCAACCGTGTGGTTGCCTTGGATGGCAGTATTGCTGCTGACCCCGCTGCGCAACGGCCGCGGAGTATATCGGTGCGCCTGGCGAGGCGCGCGACCCGCGACGCGCTACTGCGCGCGGCCCGAGTGCGTCGTGGCTTGAGTACGGATGCACTCGATATGCCTGGGCCGCCGCACCGTGTCTACGTCAACGAGCGCCTCACGCGCACTAATCGCCAGTTATTTTATCGCGCCCGCCAGGCAGCGAGTCTGCATGGCTGGAAGTATGTGTGGACAAGGGAGGGAAAAATATTGTGTCGCAAGGACGATCGTTTGAAGGTAGAACGTATTAGACTTGAAGATGATGTTACCAAAATTTTTGGCTAA